DNA sequence from the Tenacibaculum mesophilum genome:
TAACTCCCATAGTAAGACTCGTACAGCAGGGGAACTCTCTTCCTTTAAACTTAAGTGTTTTAGATTCTTGTACCTCCATAATTTATACTATCCTTTTTGACCGTTATTGCAAAGATAAAAAACTATACTTACTTTTGATACTATAATTTTTATAGTTTAATTAAAAAATAGAATATGAGCTTTATAACATCAATGCAGCAACGTTATACAACAAAAAAATATAATGCTTCAAAAAAAATTGAATCAGAAAAAATCAAAGAGTTACAACAGGTTTTACAATTAAGTCCTTCTTCAATAAATAGCCAACCATGGAAATTCACTTTTGTTTCTGACACTGATACTAAAGAACAACTTTCAAAAGTATCTTGGTTAAATACTAGCAAGGTTATTGAAAGTGATACCATTGTTGTTTTTAATCGAATTAATGATATTGATTTGTTTGAAAAACAAATTGAAGAAGAGCTCCCTGAGGGTGCTGTTGGTTATTATAAAGAATTTATAAAGCCAAAACCTGAAGAAGAAATTAAAGCCTGGTTTAACAGACAAGTATATTTGGCTTTAGGAGTTTTTTTAAGTGCTTGTGCTGAAATGGGAATCGATGCCACTCCAATGGAAGGTATTGAACCAGAAAATTATGACAAAATTTTAAACAACAAAGATTACGCAACTGTTGTTGCTGTGGCTATTGGCTATAGAGATGAAGAGGATTTTAATCAACCAGACAGAAAACCTAAATCGAGATTGGCTTTTAACAAGGTTATTGAAACTGTTTAGAATAAAAAAACTCCCAAATTGGGAGTTTTTTTATTTACTTATGTTTTTCTATTTAAAAAACGAATCTACAAATTCATGTTTGTTGAATACTTGTAGGTCATCAATACCTTCTCCTACTCCAATATATTTCACAGGTATTTTAAATTGATCTGAAATTCCGATAACAACGCCTCCTTTTGCGGTACCATCTAATTTAGTTACTGCTAACGAAGTTACTTCTGTTGCTTTCGTAAATTGTTTTGCTTGTTCAAAAGCATTTTGTCCTGTTGAACCATCTAACACTAACAATACATCGTGTGGTGCATTTGGTATTACTTTTTGCATTACACGTTTTATTTTTGTTAGCTCATTCATTAGGTTTACTTTATTATGTAAACGTCCTGCAGTGTCGATAATTATAACATCTGCTCCTTGATTTACACCTGATTGAACTGTATCAAAAGCTACAGAGGCAGGATCGGAACCCATTTCTTGTCTTACAATTGGTACGTCTGTTCTATCTGCCCAAACTTGTAGCTGATCTATTGCTGCGGCTCTAAAGGTATCCGCTGCTCCTAAAACAACTTTTAACCCTTTCTTTTTAAATTGTGAAGCTAGTTTACCTATCGTAGTTGTTTTTCCTACTCCATTAACACCTACAACCATTAACACATAAGGTTTCGTATTTGCTGGAATAGTGAAATCGGTGTCGTCACCAGTATTGGTTTCTGATAATAAACCCGCTATTTCTTCACGTAAAATTTGGTTTAGCTCTTCTGTTCCTAAATATTTGTCGCGAGATACACGTTCTTCTATTCTATCTATTATTTTCAGGGTAGTTTCTACTCCTACATCAGACGATACCAATACTTCTTCTAAATTATCTAATACATCATCATCAACCTTAGCTTTACCAGCAACTGCTTTTGATAATTTAGAGAAAAAACTTGTTTTGGTTTTTTCTAATCCCTTGTCTAAGGTTTCCTTTTTCTCTTTAGAGAAGATTTTCTTAAAAAAACTCATTTTTAAATTTTATAATCGCTTACATAGGTTAAAAACTATACCATTTTACTAATACAGTCAAATTGTCATTGTTCCACAGCTTTAGTGTTAAGGATTGAGGCATTTATTAAAGCTCTCCCGATACTTCGGGAAGCGACTGCCGAAAGCCCGACTTGCTAGGATAATTCCCAAATCTTTAACGTATTCAAAAAACTTGAGACTGTCAAATATAAAAAAAGCTACTCTCTAATGAAAGTAGCTTTTCTTTAAACTGTATACAAGAATTACTTTTTTGCTAAAAAGTCATTCACGCTTTCTGGATCCATAATAGCTTCAACAAATGTATAAGCTCCTGATTTTGGAGACTTTACCATTTTGATAGCTTTGGTTAATCTTTTTGAACCTGTTTGTAACGATGCTACTGATTTCTTTGCCATTTTATATTAAAGTTTACGCCGTAGCTTATTATTTAATTTCTTTATGAACTGTCATCTTCTTTAAGATTGGATTAAATTTCTTTAATTCCATTCTATCAGGAGTATTCTTTTTGTTCTTTGTTGTAATATAACGAGAAGTTCCTGGTTGACCAGAAGCTTTGTGCTCAGTACACTCTAAAATTACTTGAACTCTGTTTCCTTTTTTTGCCATCTCTCTAAAATTTTATCTAGTAAGGAATTATTTAGTTAAGAAACCTTTTTCTCTAGCTTCTTTAATAACCGCAGAGATTCCTTTTTTATTAATATTTTTTAATGCAGAAGCAGATACTTTTAAAGTTACCCATTTATCTTCTTCTGGAATATAGAAACGCTTAGTCATTAAATTAGCGTTAAATCTTCTTTTAGTTCTATTTAAAGCGTGAGATACATTGTTACCTACCATCGCTTTTTTTCCTGTTAATTCACAAACTCTAGACATCTTCTTGACAGTTTTTAGTGTTATTTCTAAACGAGGTGCAAATTTATGCATTTTAATTTACTGCACAAAAATATTCTCGATTAAATTTTAATTAATTTTAATCTTTTCAAAACTAGGCTCAGCATCTAACCTATTTGGAAGCGTAACGGCTGCAAAAATACTAATTTATTTTAATATGGCAGCTTGTAAAAGTTCTAAAGATTTGGTTACCGTTCTATTAATTACCTTTTCTCTTGGCTCCCCAAAATTAAACTCATAAACATCTACTCCACTTTTAGTTGCTATACCAATATATACCAATCCTACACTTTTATCATTATGATCGGTTGTTGGACCTGCATTTCCTGTTACAGCTATCGCGTAATCTGTTTGTAACTTCTCCAAACATCCTTTTGCCATTGCTAAAGCTACTTCTTTACTTACTACCGTATATTTATCAATAACTTCTTTAGAAACATTGAGTAGTTGTTCTTTTAAAGCTGCTGTATACGTAACGAATCCTCCCATAAAATATGAAGATGCTCCTGGAACTGAAACTATGGTTGACGCTATTTTCCCTCCTGTTAAGCTTTCTGCTGTAGCAACAGTTTTCCCATGTTTTTTTAACAGTTTACCCACTTCTTTTTCTAAAGATGTTTCATTATCATCTCCTACGATAATTTCTGGTATTAGCATATATAATGCTGCAACTTGCTTTTCCATCTCTTTCACTAATACCTCTTTATCTTTTCCTTTAGCTGATAAACGTAAACGAACACGTCCATAAGATGGTAAGTAGGCTAGCTTTATAAAATTAGGTAAACTCTCTTCCCAATCAGAAATTCTTTCTGCAATAATTGTTTCCCCTGTACCTACCGTCATAATTGTCCTATGTAAAATGAATGGCAATTTAAAAGTAGACCGTAGCTTAGGCAATACATGATACTTCATTAATCCTTTCATTTCATATGGCACTCCCGGAAGAGATACAAAAACAGTATTATTTTCATAGAACCACATTCCTGGTGCAGTTCCTAAACGATTCATTAATAAGGTGGCTTTGGAAGGAAGCTGCGCTTGATACTTCTGGATTTCGTTGAACGGATGATTATTTTTTTTGAATAGGTATTTAATGTTATCAATTACTTCGGGGTATTCAACAATCTTTTCATCTTTAAAATATTCAGCAATTGTTTTTTTAGTGATATCGTCTTTGGTAGGTCCCAATCCTCCTGTAGCAATAACAATATCTGCTCTACTTTCTGCTTCTTTTAACGCATTTAAAATATGTTGTTTTTCATCCTGTACTGAGGAGATTTGATATACCGAAATTCCAATTTTATTAAGTTCTTGACCAATCCATTGTGAATTGGTATCTATAATTTGTCCGATAAGAATTTCATCTCCTATCGTAATGATTTCTGCATTCATGTATATATCTAAAAAAGAATCCCGCCGAAGCGGGATATATTTTATTTTACTTTAATTTGAAAAGCTTGTTTTCCTTCAATAGTTCCTGTTAAAATGTCATTTTCTGCCACTTTTCCAACTCCTGCTGGTGTTCCTGTAAAGATAATATCTCCTTTTTTCAACGTGAAATATTGCGACACGTAACTAATCAACTCATCAATTTTCCACAACATACTAGTGGTATTTCCATCTTGTACAACCTCATCGTTCTTTTGTAATTGAAAAGACAAGTTTTCTAAGTCAAAATCTTCTTTCGGAAAAAACTCTCCTACTATAGCACTACCATCAAAAGCTTTTGCTTTTTCCCAAGGCAATCCTTTTTCTTTACATTGTGCTTGCACATCACGCGCAGTAAAATCAATCCCTAAGCCTACAGTGTCATAATATTTATGAGCAAATTTTGGAGAAATGTGTTTTCCAACCTTATTAATTTTTACCAATACTTCAACCTCATAATGGATATCATTTGAAAACGGAGGAATAAAAAATGGCATTTTTTTAGGAAGAATAGCCGAATCTGGTTTTAAGAAAACTACCGGGTTTTCTGGTGTTTCATTTGCTAACTCTTCTATGTGTTTTGCGTAATTACGTCCTATACAAATTATTTTCATTTCTTCAAGTACGAATTATGATTTTAGAATTACGAATTAAAAACCTCTAACTCGTAATTCATAATTCTTAAAATTATCAATCAGTTATGGTATCCACGTTTTAGGGAAGTTTGGCTTACGTTTTTCTAAAAACGCATCACGTCCTTCTTTAGCTTCATCCGTCATATATGCTAAACGAGTTACTTCTCCTGCAAATACTTGTTGCCCTACCATTCCATCGTCCGTTAAGTTCATTGCAAACTTTAACATTTTTATTGAAGTTGGTGATTTTGCTAAAATTTCTTGTGCCCAATCAAAAGCTGTTTGCTCTAGCTCATCATGTGGAATTACGGCATTTACCATACCCATTTCATACGCTTCTTGTGCTGAGTAGTTTCTTCCTAAGAAAAATATTTCACGGGCCTTCTTTTGCCCCACCATTTTAGCTAAATATGCTGAACCATAACCTGCGTCAAACGAAGTAACATCGGCATCAGTTTGCTTAAAAATAGCATGTTCTTTACTCGCTAAAGTTAAATCACAAGTTACGTGCAAACTATGTCCGCCACCTACAGCCCAACCTGGAACCACGCATATTACTGCTTTTGGCATAAAACGTATTAAACGCTGTACTTCTAAAATATTCAAACGGTGGTAACCATCATCTCCAACATAACCTTGGTGTCCACGTGCATTTTGATCTCCTCCAGAACAAAAACTCCAAACTCCATCTTTAGTTGATGGCCCTTCAGCAGACAACAATACCACTCCTATATTCGTATCTTCATGTGCATCATGAAACGCATCCAATAACTCTGAAGTAGTTTTTGGTCGAAACGCATTACGTACATTGGGTCTATTAAATGCTATTCTTGCAACGTTGTGTGACTTTTTATAGGTAATATCTTCGTACTCTTTGGCAACTTTCCAGTCTGGTTGTATCATAATTTTAAAATATTGTCGTTATTTAGTTGTACAAAAATAACATAATAACTTTATTTTTCTTTTCTATATTTGAACGATATAATTTACCCCTAAATATGAAACAAGTATATTTATTATTTACCCTATTAATTAGTATTAGTCTTTTTTCTCAAAAAGTTGTTACTCAAAAAATCAATTCAAAAGAATTAGAAAAAGATAGAAATGTAAAAATCTACCTTCCAAAAGGCTATGATGTAGATGAAACTACTAATTATCCTCTAGCTATTGTTTTAGGTGACGAGTATCTTTTTGATTTATATGTAGGTAATGCTAAACTTTATGCTAATGTAGATAAAGCACCCAGACAAATTGTAGTAGGTATTGATATGAAAAACACTTATGGAAAAGATATTTCTATAATACCTTCTAATAATTCCTTAACCAGTTCAGGGGTACATTTTTTTAATTTTATTAAACATGAGTTAATTCCTTTTATGGAAGGAAACTTTAGAACTTCTCCTTTTATGACAATTGTAGGTGAAGGAAAAGCTGCTAATTTTATTACTCACTACTTAAAAGATGAAAAACCTATTTTTAATTCTTATATCTGTATCACTCCTGATTTTCCTAAGTTTGCTCCAGCTATTATGGAGTCTTATTCTCTTAACAGACTGGGTTCTATAGATAACACTTACTTCTTATATACAAGTAATAACAAAAAGTACATTGACACTAATCAATATAATCGATTTAGTGATATTAAAACGTTATTAACATCCTATGAAGCTAAAAACTTTAATGTTGTTTTTGATGAATTTGATTCTTCTCCAAGCTATTTAGCTATAATTGGAGAAACTATTCCTAGAGCTTTTACACAAATGTTTAGCTTATATTCTAAAATTACTAAAGAAGAGTACGAAGCTAATGTTAAAGATTTGGCTCCTTTAGATGCAATTAAGTATGTGGAAAAAAAATATCTAGATATTCAGTATCTATACGGTTCTAACTTAAATGTTCGTTTAGATGACATTTTTGTTATTGAAGATATTGTAATTGACAGACAAGATGGTGATTACTTGAGAGTTTTAGGGGATTTTGTAATGATAAAATACCCTGATTCTCATATGGGTGATTTTTATATAGGTAAATACCATGAACTTGGAAAAGACTACGAAAAAGCAGATTTTTACTACAAAGCTGCTTATGGAAAAATGGATCCTTCTGATCCTAATGCAAATGCTTTTTACGAAAACATTAAACGTGTAAACGATTTAATGGGAAGTAAA
Encoded proteins:
- a CDS encoding nitroreductase family protein, whose protein sequence is MSFITSMQQRYTTKKYNASKKIESEKIKELQQVLQLSPSSINSQPWKFTFVSDTDTKEQLSKVSWLNTSKVIESDTIVVFNRINDIDLFEKQIEEELPEGAVGYYKEFIKPKPEEEIKAWFNRQVYLALGVFLSACAEMGIDATPMEGIEPENYDKILNNKDYATVVAVAIGYRDEEDFNQPDRKPKSRLAFNKVIETV
- the ftsY gene encoding signal recognition particle-docking protein FtsY yields the protein MSFFKKIFSKEKKETLDKGLEKTKTSFFSKLSKAVAGKAKVDDDVLDNLEEVLVSSDVGVETTLKIIDRIEERVSRDKYLGTEELNQILREEIAGLLSETNTGDDTDFTIPANTKPYVLMVVGVNGVGKTTTIGKLASQFKKKGLKVVLGAADTFRAAAIDQLQVWADRTDVPIVRQEMGSDPASVAFDTVQSGVNQGADVIIIDTAGRLHNKVNLMNELTKIKRVMQKVIPNAPHDVLLVLDGSTGQNAFEQAKQFTKATEVTSLAVTKLDGTAKGGVVIGISDQFKIPVKYIGVGEGIDDLQVFNKHEFVDSFFK
- a CDS encoding DUF4295 domain-containing protein, whose product is MAKKSVASLQTGSKRLTKAIKMVKSPKSGAYTFVEAIMDPESVNDFLAKK
- the rpmG gene encoding 50S ribosomal protein L33, translated to MAKKGNRVQVILECTEHKASGQPGTSRYITTKNKKNTPDRMELKKFNPILKKMTVHKEIK
- the rpmB gene encoding 50S ribosomal protein L28, producing the protein MSRVCELTGKKAMVGNNVSHALNRTKRRFNANLMTKRFYIPEEDKWVTLKVSASALKNINKKGISAVIKEAREKGFLTK
- a CDS encoding competence/damage-inducible protein A, with amino-acid sequence MNAEIITIGDEILIGQIIDTNSQWIGQELNKIGISVYQISSVQDEKQHILNALKEAESRADIVIATGGLGPTKDDITKKTIAEYFKDEKIVEYPEVIDNIKYLFKKNNHPFNEIQKYQAQLPSKATLLMNRLGTAPGMWFYENNTVFVSLPGVPYEMKGLMKYHVLPKLRSTFKLPFILHRTIMTVGTGETIIAERISDWEESLPNFIKLAYLPSYGRVRLRLSAKGKDKEVLVKEMEKQVAALYMLIPEIIVGDDNETSLEKEVGKLLKKHGKTVATAESLTGGKIASTIVSVPGASSYFMGGFVTYTAALKEQLLNVSKEVIDKYTVVSKEVALAMAKGCLEKLQTDYAIAVTGNAGPTTDHNDKSVGLVYIGIATKSGVDVYEFNFGEPREKVINRTVTKSLELLQAAILK
- a CDS encoding fumarylacetoacetate hydrolase family protein — its product is MKIICIGRNYAKHIEELANETPENPVVFLKPDSAILPKKMPFFIPPFSNDIHYEVEVLVKINKVGKHISPKFAHKYYDTVGLGIDFTARDVQAQCKEKGLPWEKAKAFDGSAIVGEFFPKEDFDLENLSFQLQKNDEVVQDGNTTSMLWKIDELISYVSQYFTLKKGDIIFTGTPAGVGKVAENDILTGTIEGKQAFQIKVK
- a CDS encoding 1,4-dihydroxy-2-naphthoyl-CoA synthase, which encodes MIQPDWKVAKEYEDITYKKSHNVARIAFNRPNVRNAFRPKTTSELLDAFHDAHEDTNIGVVLLSAEGPSTKDGVWSFCSGGDQNARGHQGYVGDDGYHRLNILEVQRLIRFMPKAVICVVPGWAVGGGHSLHVTCDLTLASKEHAIFKQTDADVTSFDAGYGSAYLAKMVGQKKAREIFFLGRNYSAQEAYEMGMVNAVIPHDELEQTAFDWAQEILAKSPTSIKMLKFAMNLTDDGMVGQQVFAGEVTRLAYMTDEAKEGRDAFLEKRKPNFPKTWIP
- a CDS encoding alpha/beta hydrolase-fold protein; translated protein: MKQVYLLFTLLISISLFSQKVVTQKINSKELEKDRNVKIYLPKGYDVDETTNYPLAIVLGDEYLFDLYVGNAKLYANVDKAPRQIVVGIDMKNTYGKDISIIPSNNSLTSSGVHFFNFIKHELIPFMEGNFRTSPFMTIVGEGKAANFITHYLKDEKPIFNSYICITPDFPKFAPAIMESYSLNRLGSIDNTYFLYTSNNKKYIDTNQYNRFSDIKTLLTSYEAKNFNVVFDEFDSSPSYLAIIGETIPRAFTQMFSLYSKITKEEYEANVKDLAPLDAIKYVEKKYLDIQYLYGSNLNVRLDDIFVIEDIVIDRQDGDYLRVLGDFVMIKYPDSHMGDFYIGKYHELGKDYEKADFYYKAAYGKMDPSDPNANAFYENIKRVNDLMGSKKKEEIKNNDEEIIEEEGQE